One Ignisphaera sp. DNA window includes the following coding sequences:
- a CDS encoding DUF99 family protein produces the protein MYHSCFLGIDDGYFNVLYKRLEPKRKTFLVGVLTCNHKIIDVLLNYITIDSLDGTRRAIEIVENATSRYEIDAIFLDGITYAGFNIVDPFRIYNIYSIPVVTMFRHPLNLEKIYFALKKHFIDYTYRFSVIERAYLYSNTVKVGETTLRYYSIGLPISLAETILKKMCKYYSYPYPLHVADRIASLLGRLYFKEFD, from the coding sequence ATGTATCACAGTTGCTTTCTGGGAATAGATGATGGCTATTTTAACGTCCTTTATAAGAGACTAGAGCCAAAAAGAAAAACATTTCTAGTTGGCGTTCTAACATGCAACCATAAAATAATTGATGTTCTCCTAAATTATATAACAATAGATTCACTAGATGGAACCCGAAGAGCCATAGAAATAGTTGAAAATGCTACTTCCAGATATGAAATTGATGCAATATTTCTGGATGGTATAACATACGCAGGATTTAATATTGTTGACCCATTTAGGATTTACAATATATACTCCATTCCAGTAGTAACTATGTTTAGACATCCTCTTAATCTAGAGAAAATTTATTTTGCATTGAAAAAGCATTTTATTGATTATACATATAGGTTTTCAGTCATAGAGCGTGCTTATCTATACTCCAACACTGTAAAGGTTGGGGAAACAACTTTGAGATATTACTCCATTGGTTTACCAATAAGTTTGGCGGAGACAATTCTTAAAAAAATGTGTAAATATTATTCCTATCCATACCCTCTTCACGTAGCAGACAGAATTGCGTCATTGCTTGGTAGATTATATTTCAAGGAATTTGATTGA
- a CDS encoding RNA-binding domain-containing protein: MYIRIEAEVRPTEDLNKVIKAIKNIFNFRNIKVEELGNERKLIIIEENNVEALTKLRDILRRQRILDTARNILLKNYKGNVIEVKLNKQAAYQGIVSFVDSDNESPLGPINMVISSDKIELIIDWLTPKTSHGKPIWDLPTPTDC; the protein is encoded by the coding sequence GTGTACATAAGAATAGAGGCTGAGGTTAGACCAACAGAGGATTTGAATAAAGTCATCAAAGCGATTAAGAATATTTTCAATTTTAGAAATATTAAAGTAGAAGAACTGGGTAATGAAAGAAAATTGATAATCATAGAAGAAAATAACGTAGAGGCCTTGACAAAGTTACGTGATATACTAAGAAGACAAAGAATTCTTGACACTGCACGCAATATTCTTCTAAAGAACTATAAAGGAAATGTTATCGAAGTTAAGCTGAATAAACAAGCAGCTTATCAAGGAATTGTAAGTTTTGTGGATTCAGATAATGAAAGCCCTCTAGGCCCGATAAACATGGTTATCTCAAGTGATAAGATAGAGCTGATAATAGACTGGCTAACACCAAAAACGTCTCACGGCAAACCAATATGGGATTTGCCAACACCTACAGACTGTTGA
- the ahcY gene encoding adenosylhomocysteinase — MSYKVKDMSLAEKGRKQIEWARMHMPVLRIIADEFSREKPLDGIRIAAVLHVTKETAVLAETLMAGGAEVWLAASNPLSTQDDVAAALASEGVHVYAWRGETEEEYFGAIKTVASAEPQIVIDDGGDLHAYLHSTAQEIAKKVFGGTEETTTGVLRLKAMEKQGILKYPVIAVNNALTKFMFDNRYGTGQSTIDGILRATNILIAGKIVVVAGYGWVGRGIAWKARGMGARVIVAEVDPIRALEAVMDGFEVMKMDEAAEIGDVFITATGNINVITKTHFEKMKDGAILANAGHFDVEVSVKDLESMAISKREIRDCVTEYMLYNRKRLYILGRGRLVNLVCAEGHSSEVMDMSFANQALAARYIVKNREVLEKKVYNVPLEIDRRVAELKLRSMGIEIDVLTDEQRKYLESWL; from the coding sequence GTGAGCTATAAAGTAAAGGATATGAGTCTTGCTGAGAAGGGTAGAAAGCAGATTGAATGGGCTCGTATGCATATGCCTGTTTTAAGGATTATTGCAGATGAGTTTAGTAGAGAAAAGCCTTTAGATGGTATAAGGATCGCTGCTGTTCTGCATGTGACCAAGGAGACAGCAGTTTTGGCTGAGACATTAATGGCCGGGGGTGCAGAGGTCTGGCTTGCCGCCAGCAACCCCCTCTCTACACAGGACGATGTTGCAGCTGCGCTAGCCTCTGAGGGCGTTCATGTATATGCTTGGAGAGGTGAAACAGAGGAAGAGTACTTTGGCGCAATAAAAACTGTTGCTAGTGCAGAGCCACAGATAGTAATTGATGATGGCGGGGATCTGCATGCATATCTTCATAGTACTGCCCAAGAAATTGCAAAGAAGGTGTTTGGAGGCACCGAAGAAACTACAACAGGAGTTCTTAGGCTAAAGGCCATGGAGAAGCAAGGGATTCTGAAGTACCCTGTGATAGCAGTTAACAACGCGTTGACGAAATTCATGTTCGATAATAGGTATGGAACTGGTCAAAGCACAATTGATGGTATACTAAGAGCTACGAACATTCTCATAGCTGGTAAAATAGTTGTTGTTGCTGGTTATGGCTGGGTTGGAAGAGGTATTGCATGGAAAGCCAGGGGAATGGGAGCAAGGGTAATAGTGGCAGAAGTCGACCCCATTAGAGCTCTAGAAGCTGTTATGGATGGGTTCGAGGTTATGAAAATGGATGAAGCTGCTGAAATAGGTGATGTATTTATAACTGCTACCGGAAACATTAATGTTATAACAAAAACCCATTTTGAGAAAATGAAAGATGGGGCAATACTGGCAAACGCTGGTCACTTTGATGTGGAGGTCAGCGTAAAAGACTTAGAGTCAATGGCTATTTCAAAAAGAGAAATTAGAGATTGCGTGACGGAGTATATGCTATATAACAGGAAAAGACTTTATATTCTCGGAAGAGGGAGGCTTGTGAACCTTGTTTGTGCAGAGGGGCACTCAAGTGAGGTTATGGATATGAGTTTTGCGAACCAAGCTCTGGCAGCTAGATACATTGTTAAGAATAGAGAAGTTTTAGAGAAAAAGGTCTATAATGTGCCATTAGAAATAGATCGGAGAGTTGCAGAGCTAAAGCTACGGTCCATGGGCATAGAAATAGATGTGTTAACAGATGAGCAGAGGAAATACTTAGAAAGTTGGTTATAA
- a CDS encoding AAA family ATPase: MLSYGTLCKVVIVLAGLPGAGKSVVANVARELGLPVVSLGDVVREEVAQRGLEPTLENILNIANELRRKFGKDAIAKLALDRIARACSSSCIVIVDGVRSLDEIETIGKQVDKKVFILAIHSSQKTRFERILARGRQGDPRTLEDFRRRDLEELSWGLGNVIALADKIIINEGRIEELISETRNFFIEVLKSWCT; encoded by the coding sequence ATGTTGAGTTATGGAACCCTATGCAAGGTAGTTATAGTGCTAGCTGGGTTACCAGGTGCTGGAAAAAGCGTTGTAGCTAATGTAGCTAGGGAACTAGGTTTGCCAGTAGTATCCCTAGGTGATGTAGTAAGAGAGGAGGTTGCGCAAAGAGGGTTGGAACCAACCTTAGAGAATATACTTAATATTGCAAATGAATTGAGAAGAAAATTCGGAAAAGATGCTATTGCAAAACTTGCTTTAGATAGAATAGCTCGTGCATGCAGTTCTAGCTGTATAGTCATAGTAGATGGTGTCAGAAGCTTAGACGAAATTGAAACCATAGGCAAGCAAGTCGATAAAAAAGTTTTTATCTTAGCTATCCACTCATCGCAGAAAACGAGATTTGAAAGGATATTAGCTAGGGGAAGACAAGGAGATCCAAGAACATTAGAAGATTTTAGAAGACGAGATCTTGAAGAGCTTTCGTGGGGTCTTGGAAATGTTATAGCCTTGGCTGATAAAATCATAATTAATGAGGGTAGAATTGAAGAGCTTATAAGTGAAACAAGGAACTTTTTTATTGAGGTGCTTAAAAGTTGGTGTACATAA